In the genome of Lacerta agilis isolate rLacAgi1 chromosome 2, rLacAgi1.pri, whole genome shotgun sequence, one region contains:
- the MED7 gene encoding mediator of RNA polymerase II transcription subunit 7 translates to MGEPQQVSALPAPPMQYIKEYTDENIRKGITPKPPPPIKDSYMMFGNQFQCDELIIRPLESQGIERLHPMQFDHKKELRKLNMSILINFLDLLDILIRSPGSIKREEKLEDLKLLFVHVHHLINEYRPHQARETLRVMMEVQKRQRLETAERFQKHLERVVEMIQNCLASLPDDLPHSDGGMRIKTEPMDHEDSLSCIGQNDQQRASSNLKKDQVLDKDANMCSIIDEMT, encoded by the coding sequence ATGGGTGAACCTCAGCAAGTGAGTGCCCTCCCTGCACCTCCAATGCAATATATTAAAGAATATACAGATGAAAATATCCGTAAAGGTATCACCCCGAAGCCGCCGCCACCAATTAAAGATAGCTACATGATGTTTGGAAACCAGTTTCAGTGTGATGAACTAATTATTCGGCCATTGGAAAGCCAAGGCATTGAGCGATTACATCCCATGCAGTTTGACCATAAGAAAGAACTGAGGAAACTCAACATGTCTATCCTGATCAACTTCTTGGACCTTTTGGATATATTGATAAGGAGCCCAGGCAGCATAAAGCGAGAGGAGAAACTGGAAGACTTAAAACTGCTTTTTGTTCATGTGCATCATCTTATAAATGAATATAGACCCCACCAAGCCAGGGAGACATTGAGAGTCATGATGGAAGTGCAGAAACGTCAGCGTTTGGAAACTGCAGAGAGGTTTCAGAAGCATTTAGAACGAGTTGTTGAAATGATCCAGAACTGCTTGGCCTCTCTGCCAGATGACTTGCCTCACTCAGATGGAGGGATGAGGATAAAAACTGAACCCATGGACCATGAAGACAGTCTCAGTTGCATTGGACAGAATGACCAGCAGAGAGCAAGTTCTAACCTCAAGAAGGATCAGGTTTTGGATAAAGATGCAAACATGTGTAGCATTATTGATGAAATGACATAA